A DNA window from Actinomycetota bacterium contains the following coding sequences:
- the rplD gene encoding 50S ribosomal protein L4, with protein MSSVEVRSQSGDVVGEVTLEPAWFGAQVNVPVMHQVVVAQMAARRAGTHETKTRADVSGGGRKPFRQKGTGRARQGSTRAPHWVGGGVVFGPHTRDHSVKVPRKMRAAALRGALSDRASEGRVAVIDSLAFDVPKTKEAAAALSAAGAISGRVLLVLAEPDDAVWRSFRNLPRVHVITADQLNTYDVLARDWIVFTKGALELLNARGTAGVVTAEGGEA; from the coding sequence ATGAGCAGTGTGGAGGTTCGCTCGCAGTCGGGCGATGTGGTCGGCGAGGTCACCCTGGAGCCTGCGTGGTTTGGCGCACAGGTGAACGTGCCGGTCATGCACCAGGTCGTGGTGGCGCAGATGGCCGCCCGTCGCGCGGGTACGCACGAAACTAAGACTCGCGCAGACGTATCCGGTGGAGGCAGGAAGCCCTTCCGCCAGAAGGGAACCGGGCGCGCGCGCCAGGGGTCGACGCGTGCTCCCCACTGGGTCGGCGGCGGCGTGGTGTTTGGGCCTCACACGCGGGACCACTCCGTGAAGGTTCCGCGCAAGATGCGCGCGGCTGCTCTTCGTGGGGCACTCAGTGATCGCGCATCCGAAGGTCGGGTTGCGGTGATTGATTCCTTGGCGTTCGATGTGCCCAAGACCAAGGAGGCCGCGGCCGCTCTCTCGGCGGCGGGTGCGATCTCTGGTCGAGTGTTGCTGGTACTCGCCGAGCCGGACGACGCGGTGTGGCGTTCGTTCCGCAATCTGCCGCGTGTGCATGTGATCACCGCCGACCAACTCAACACCTATGACGTTCTGGCGCGCGATTGGATCGTCTTTACGAAGGGCGCGCTCGAACTGCTCAACGCAAGAGGAACGGCGGGCGTTGTGACCGCCGAGGGTGGTGAAGCCTGA
- the rplW gene encoding 50S ribosomal protein L23: protein MKDPRDVILAPVVSEKSYASLDHGVYTFLVHPRASKTEIKDAVQRIFDVRVVRVNTLWRQGKKKRTRATVGTRNSQKRAIVTLAEGDSITIFNPK, encoded by the coding sequence ATGAAGGACCCCCGAGACGTAATCCTCGCGCCGGTGGTGTCCGAGAAGAGTTACGCGTCGCTCGACCACGGCGTGTACACCTTCCTCGTGCATCCCCGGGCATCGAAGACCGAAATCAAAGACGCAGTGCAGCGCATCTTTGATGTGAGAGTCGTACGCGTGAACACGCTGTGGCGCCAAGGCAAGAAGAAGCGCACGCGCGCCACGGTGGGCACGCGTAACTCACAGAAGCGGGCCATTGTCACCCTCGCCGAGGGCGATTCGATCACAATCTTTAACCCGAAGTAG
- the rplB gene encoding 50S ribosomal protein L2, protein MGIRRYKPTTPGRRGASGSDYSEVTRSTPEKGLTKPLKSSGGRNAHGRTTARFRGGGNKRRYRVIDFRREKDGIPAKVFSIEYDPNRNARIALLHYRDGEKRYIIAPDKLKVGDPVESGEGADIKAGNALPLRNIPVGTIVHSVELRPGGGAKIARSAGTSVQLLSKEGKHAHLRMPSGEVRLVESACRATVGVVGNAEWELINWGKAGRTRYKGRRPHVRGVAMNPVDHPLGGGEGKTSGGRHPVTPWGKPEGRTRKRKPSDRLIQRRRKTKKKG, encoded by the coding sequence ATGGGGATTAGACGCTACAAACCGACGACGCCGGGCCGTAGAGGGGCCAGCGGTTCCGACTACTCCGAGGTCACTCGGAGTACCCCCGAGAAGGGGTTGACGAAGCCGCTGAAGTCCAGCGGAGGTCGCAATGCGCACGGACGAACGACCGCGCGCTTCCGCGGTGGCGGAAACAAGCGCCGTTATCGCGTGATCGACTTCCGTCGCGAGAAGGACGGGATCCCGGCGAAGGTCTTCTCGATCGAGTACGACCCGAACCGCAACGCGCGCATTGCGCTGCTGCACTACCGGGACGGCGAGAAGCGCTACATCATCGCTCCGGACAAGCTCAAGGTCGGCGACCCCGTCGAATCCGGCGAGGGAGCCGACATCAAGGCGGGCAATGCGCTGCCGCTGCGCAATATCCCCGTCGGCACGATCGTGCACAGCGTGGAGTTGCGGCCCGGCGGCGGTGCAAAGATCGCGCGGTCGGCTGGGACAAGCGTGCAATTGCTGTCCAAGGAGGGCAAGCACGCTCACCTGCGCATGCCGTCGGGTGAGGTGCGCCTCGTCGAGTCCGCGTGTCGCGCGACCGTCGGCGTCGTCGGGAATGCAGAATGGGAACTGATCAACTGGGGCAAGGCTGGGCGCACCCGCTACAAGGGCAGGCGCCCGCACGTTCGCGGTGTCGCGATGAACCCCGTCGATCACCCGCTGGGTGGCGGCGAGGGCAAGACCTCGGGTGGACGGCATCCGGTCACTCCGTGGGGCAAGCCCGAGGGTCGCACTCGCAAGCGCAAGCCGTCGGACCGGCTGATCCAGCGGCGTCGCAAGACGAAGAAGAAGGGTTAG